A DNA window from Streptomyces canus contains the following coding sequences:
- a CDS encoding bifunctional DNA primase/polymerase, producing MATTDRQATTLALAHALSAAERGLAVIPLSRTKLPALRSPHRDDGSFAAPCHGECGAFGHGVYDASTDPVRIRELFAAAPWATGYGIACGLPPHHLIGLDLDTKSGTDSSAALRELALRHLFTIPDTVVVLTPSGGRHLWLTGPPDAAVPNSAGRLAPGIDIRGAGGYLVGPGSRTDHGVYGTAPGTAHLAPAACPPALLRLLLPLPRPTHPATHPSAGDQGQGLVQFVLAAHEGQRNTRLFWAACRAYENGIGPALVAPLVDAALNTGLTEREARATIASAARMTGHRP from the coding sequence ATGGCCACCACAGACCGGCAGGCCACGACGCTGGCCCTCGCACACGCCCTGTCAGCCGCCGAGCGCGGGCTGGCCGTCATCCCCCTGTCCCGCACCAAGCTCCCGGCCCTGCGCTCCCCCCACCGCGACGACGGCTCCTTCGCCGCGCCCTGCCACGGTGAGTGCGGCGCGTTCGGCCACGGGGTCTACGACGCCTCGACCGACCCCGTCCGCATCCGCGAACTCTTCGCGGCGGCCCCCTGGGCGACCGGCTACGGCATCGCGTGCGGTCTCCCGCCCCACCATCTGATCGGCCTGGACCTGGACACCAAGTCGGGCACGGACTCCTCGGCGGCCCTGCGCGAACTGGCGCTGCGCCACCTCTTCACGATCCCCGACACGGTCGTCGTCCTGACCCCGAGCGGCGGCCGCCACCTCTGGCTGACCGGCCCGCCCGACGCCGCAGTCCCCAACTCGGCCGGCCGCCTCGCCCCCGGCATCGACATCCGGGGTGCCGGCGGCTACCTCGTCGGCCCCGGCTCCCGCACCGACCACGGCGTCTACGGCACGGCCCCCGGCACCGCCCACCTCGCCCCCGCGGCCTGCCCACCGGCCCTGCTCCGCCTGCTCCTGCCACTACCGCGCCCCACCCACCCCGCGACCCACCCCTCGGCCGGCGACCAGGGCCAGGGTCTGGTCCAGTTCGTCCTCGCCGCCCACGAGGGCCAGCGCAACACCCGCCTCTTCTGGGCCGCCTGCCGTGCCTACGAGAACGGCATCGGCCCCGCGCTGGTCGCGCCCCTGGTGGACGCGGCCCTCAACACGGGCCTCACGGAACGCGAAGCACGGGCGACGATCGCGTCGGCGGCGCGGATGACGGGACATCGGCCATAG
- a CDS encoding S1C family serine protease, which yields MSTENEGTAVPPAPSAPPVPVDAPVASTPQASEAGAPTTPIPPVPPHASGSAQGPELVHAGPAPAYASAEGGARHGASGAPQQHGQGPEGAWPPPQAPGSPLYADGGTGGAGGAWGSDYQQPAPKPKNGRGGLVAAVLVAALVAGGVGGGLGYTLAKDNDNGSSTTLSASDSGGSVKRDAGTVAGVAQKALPSTVTIEAESTSGEGGTGTGFVFDTQGHIVTNNHVVADAVDGGKLTATFPNGKKYDAEVVGHAQGYDVAVIKLKNAPSDLKPLTLGNSDQVAVGDSTIAIGAPFGLSNTVTTGIISAKDRPVASSDGSGSNASYMSALQTDASINPGNSGGPLLDAQGNVIGINSAIQSTSGGGLGGTSQSGSIGLGFAIPINQAKYVAQQLIQTGKPVYAKIGASVSLEDSTGGAKITTEGAGGSDSVEAGGPAAKAGLKPGDVITKLDDHVIDSGPTLIGEIWTHKPGDKVKITYERGGQTHTVDLTLGARTGDS from the coding sequence GTGAGCACCGAGAACGAGGGCACCGCGGTACCCCCGGCCCCGTCTGCACCCCCCGTGCCGGTGGATGCTCCCGTGGCTTCGACGCCCCAGGCCTCCGAGGCGGGCGCCCCCACCACCCCGATCCCACCGGTGCCGCCGCACGCCTCCGGCAGCGCGCAGGGGCCGGAACTCGTGCATGCGGGACCGGCTCCGGCGTACGCCTCGGCGGAGGGTGGTGCTCGGCATGGCGCGAGCGGCGCGCCGCAGCAGCACGGTCAGGGCCCCGAGGGCGCCTGGCCGCCGCCACAGGCCCCGGGCAGCCCCTTGTACGCCGACGGCGGCACGGGCGGGGCGGGCGGAGCCTGGGGTTCGGATTACCAACAGCCCGCGCCGAAGCCGAAGAACGGCCGTGGTGGTCTCGTCGCCGCGGTCCTGGTGGCGGCGCTCGTCGCCGGCGGCGTGGGCGGTGGTCTCGGCTACACCCTGGCCAAGGACAACGACAACGGCTCCTCGACGACCCTCTCCGCCTCCGACAGCGGCGGCAGCGTCAAGCGTGACGCCGGCACCGTCGCGGGCGTGGCGCAGAAGGCCCTGCCCAGCACGGTCACCATCGAGGCCGAGTCCACCAGCGGCGAGGGCGGCACCGGCACCGGATTCGTCTTCGACACCCAGGGCCACATCGTCACCAACAACCACGTGGTGGCCGACGCGGTCGACGGCGGCAAACTGACCGCCACCTTCCCGAACGGCAAGAAGTACGACGCCGAGGTGGTCGGCCACGCGCAGGGCTACGACGTGGCCGTCATCAAGCTCAAGAACGCGCCGAGTGACCTCAAGCCGCTCACCCTGGGCAACTCCGACCAGGTGGCGGTCGGCGACTCCACGATCGCGATCGGCGCCCCCTTCGGCCTGTCGAACACGGTCACCACGGGCATCATCAGTGCGAAGGACCGCCCGGTGGCGTCGAGTGACGGCAGCGGCAGCAACGCCTCCTACATGAGCGCGTTGCAGACGGACGCGTCCATCAACCCGGGCAACTCGGGAGGCCCCCTCCTCGACGCGCAGGGCAACGTGATCGGCATCAACTCCGCGATCCAGTCCACCAGCGGCGGCGGCCTCGGCGGCACCAGCCAGTCCGGCTCGATCGGTCTCGGCTTCGCCATCCCGATCAACCAGGCCAAGTACGTCGCCCAGCAGCTGATCCAGACCGGCAAGCCGGTCTACGCCAAGATCGGCGCGTCGGTCTCCCTGGAGGACTCCACGGGCGGCGCGAAGATCACCACCGAGGGCGCCGGCGGCTCCGACTCGGTCGAGGCGGGCGGCCCCGCCGCGAAGGCCGGCCTCAAGCCCGGCGACGTCATCACCAAGCTGGACGACCACGTGATCGACTCCGGCCCCACCCTGATCGGCGAGATCTGGACCCACAAGCCCGGCGACAAGGTCAAGATCACCTACGAGCGCGGCGGCCAGACCCACACGGTGGATCTCACCCTGGGCGCCCGCACCGGGGACAGCTGA
- a CDS encoding glycerophosphodiester phosphodiesterase, with amino-acid sequence MTHARQQLIQVVAHRGASEDAPEHTLAAYRKAIEDGADALECDVRLTADGHLVCVHDRRVNRTSNGRGAVSALELSDLAALDFGSRRTREFWRTRDEEPDWVFRPEDREDTSVLTLERLLELVADAGRRVEMAIETKHPTRWAGQVEERLLVLLKRFGLDAPASAAESPIRVMSFSARSLHRVRTASPTLPTVYLLQFVSPRLRDGRLPAGVGIAGPSIRIVRNHPGYIERLKRAGHQVHVWTVNEPGDVDLCVELGVDAIITNRPRAVLDRLGR; translated from the coding sequence GTGACCCACGCACGGCAGCAGCTGATTCAAGTCGTCGCCCACCGCGGAGCCTCGGAAGACGCTCCCGAGCACACTCTCGCCGCGTACCGAAAGGCGATCGAGGACGGCGCGGACGCCCTCGAATGCGATGTACGCCTCACGGCCGACGGTCATCTCGTGTGCGTCCACGACCGACGGGTCAACCGTACGTCCAACGGCCGCGGCGCGGTCTCGGCCCTTGAGCTCTCCGACCTCGCCGCCCTGGACTTCGGCTCCCGCAGGACCCGGGAGTTCTGGCGCACCCGCGACGAGGAGCCGGACTGGGTGTTCCGGCCCGAGGACCGGGAGGACACCTCCGTCCTCACCCTGGAGCGGCTGCTCGAACTCGTCGCCGACGCGGGTCGCCGGGTGGAGATGGCCATCGAGACCAAGCACCCGACGCGCTGGGCCGGCCAGGTCGAGGAGCGGCTGCTGGTGCTCCTGAAGCGGTTCGGCCTGGACGCCCCCGCCTCGGCCGCCGAGTCGCCGATCAGGGTCATGAGCTTCTCGGCCCGGTCGCTGCACCGCGTGCGTACCGCCTCGCCGACCCTTCCGACGGTCTATCTGCTGCAGTTCGTCTCGCCCCGGCTGCGGGACGGCCGGCTGCCCGCGGGGGTGGGGATCGCGGGTCCCTCGATCCGCATCGTGCGCAACCACCCCGGCTACATCGAGCGCCTGAAGCGGGCGGGTCACCAGGTGCACGTGTGGACCGTGAACGAGCCCGGGGACGTGGACCTCTGCGTCGAGCTGGGCGTCGACGCCATCATCACCAATCGCCCGCGCGCGGTGCTCGACCGACTGGGTCGCTGA
- a CDS encoding ATP-binding protein — protein MRRRNVIGRFPVQAHGASTPWRGAKEVSGVALVVAQEVPTSSSMAVPHGPAGVGEARHRMRVQLRRGGVTESVIDDAVLILSELLSNACKHGRPLGDALAGDGDVRAAWRVDTGGRLTVEVTDGGGPTRPAPATPSVTAHGGRGLNIITALADDWGVRDDARGEVTVWVIVHSDVHDPDAGCRRDDFATRVVAPSVAIPDLDFSDAFDDLD, from the coding sequence ATGCGTCGGCGGAACGTGATTGGCCGGTTTCCGGTACAGGCCCATGGGGCATCCACACCGTGGCGTGGGGCGAAGGAGGTCTCGGGGGTGGCGTTGGTGGTGGCACAGGAGGTGCCCACGTCGTCGAGCATGGCCGTACCCCATGGCCCTGCGGGCGTGGGCGAAGCGAGACACCGTATGCGCGTGCAGCTGCGCAGGGGTGGCGTGACGGAATCGGTCATCGACGACGCCGTACTGATTCTTTCCGAACTCTTGAGCAACGCGTGCAAACACGGCCGACCGCTGGGCGACGCCCTGGCCGGGGACGGTGACGTCCGCGCCGCCTGGCGGGTGGACACGGGTGGCAGGCTCACGGTCGAGGTGACGGACGGCGGCGGGCCCACCCGCCCGGCTCCGGCCACGCCCTCGGTCACCGCGCACGGCGGCCGCGGGCTGAACATCATCACCGCGCTGGCCGACGACTGGGGCGTCAGGGACGACGCCCGGGGCGAGGTCACGGTCTGGGTGATCGTCCATTCGGACGTTCACGATCCGGATGCCGGGTGCCGCCGGGACGACTTCGCCACGCGTGTCGTGGCCCCGTCGGTCGCGATACCCGACCTGGACTTCTCGGACGCCTTCGACGATCTCGACTGA
- a CDS encoding DUF5926 family protein, which translates to MAKKRPQTKAKRPQLTDGEVPVVGAREPCPCGSGRRYKACHGRAAAQAATELVHRPFEGLAGEGDWVALRELVPAATVELTLKSGLPEGVPSVTLATVLPMAWPALRRDDGSVLLGLQNDTASGDISRDLADTLQRALTAAPGTPVEGRRAPADGPRLQDLLDPEGAFEPVVHEGFEFWVPDAENATPEVTASLERANAAAIPTVRLTGVDAAYWCETPDKNHLRWVMPHPEEQLLDALARLHAAGRSSLGEGTRLVGSFRAHGLTVPVWDLPSGVTAEDVEKPAAEFAERLAGALATDAPLTADERRARGGLTNRQVTLS; encoded by the coding sequence ATGGCCAAGAAGCGACCCCAGACGAAGGCCAAGCGCCCGCAGCTCACGGATGGGGAGGTCCCGGTCGTCGGCGCCCGCGAACCCTGCCCGTGCGGAAGCGGCCGCCGCTACAAGGCCTGCCACGGCCGGGCCGCCGCACAGGCCGCGACCGAGCTGGTGCACCGCCCGTTCGAGGGCCTCGCGGGCGAGGGCGACTGGGTGGCCCTGCGCGAGCTGGTCCCCGCCGCCACGGTCGAGCTGACCCTCAAGAGCGGCCTCCCCGAAGGTGTCCCGTCGGTCACGCTGGCCACGGTCCTGCCGATGGCCTGGCCCGCCCTGCGCCGCGACGACGGCTCGGTGCTGCTCGGCCTGCAGAACGACACCGCGTCGGGCGACATCAGCCGCGACCTCGCCGATACCCTCCAGCGCGCGCTCACCGCGGCTCCGGGTACCCCCGTGGAAGGCCGGCGCGCTCCCGCCGACGGTCCGCGGCTGCAGGATCTGCTCGATCCCGAAGGCGCGTTCGAGCCAGTTGTGCACGAGGGCTTCGAGTTCTGGGTGCCGGACGCGGAGAACGCCACACCCGAGGTGACCGCCTCGCTGGAGCGGGCCAATGCCGCGGCCATCCCGACCGTCCGGCTGACCGGTGTCGACGCCGCCTACTGGTGCGAGACGCCGGACAAGAACCACCTGCGCTGGGTCATGCCGCACCCCGAGGAGCAACTTCTGGACGCGCTCGCGCGCCTGCACGCGGCCGGGAGGTCGAGCCTCGGCGAGGGCACCCGGCTCGTCGGTTCCTTCCGTGCCCACGGCCTCACCGTGCCGGTCTGGGACCTGCCGAGCGGGGTCACCGCGGAGGACGTCGAGAAGCCGGCCGCCGAGTTCGCCGAGCGGCTCGCAGGCGCTCTGGCCACGGACGCACCGCTGACCGCCGACGAGCGCCGCGCCCGTGGCGGCCTCACCAACCGCCAGGTCACGCTGAGTTGA
- a CDS encoding bifunctional DNA primase/polymerase produces the protein MREILGRRRRLLSQRSDGRPELLGAALTFAKEWQWPVLPGVAPDPEGRARCGCPDPECTVPGAHPFDPGLLAATTDDRMVHWWWTNRPAAPIILATGGKAPCAVSLPALPAARALAALDAQGMRLGPVIAAPTRWAILVKPYSLEQLGELLYAQDHVPGSLRFHGEGGYIALPPSETGHGDITWERAPLPGSASPWVPDVEAVVDAVVEALTRTGVSAPEL, from the coding sequence ATGCGCGAGATCCTCGGAAGGCGACGCAGGCTCCTGTCCCAGCGCAGCGACGGAAGGCCTGAATTGCTCGGCGCGGCCCTGACCTTCGCGAAGGAATGGCAGTGGCCCGTACTCCCGGGCGTGGCACCGGACCCGGAGGGCCGGGCCCGCTGCGGATGCCCCGACCCGGAGTGCACGGTGCCCGGCGCCCACCCCTTCGACCCGGGCCTGCTCGCGGCCACCACCGACGACCGCATGGTGCACTGGTGGTGGACCAACCGCCCGGCCGCGCCGATCATCCTGGCCACCGGCGGCAAGGCCCCCTGCGCGGTCAGCCTGCCGGCCCTCCCGGCCGCACGCGCCCTGGCCGCGCTCGACGCCCAGGGCATGCGCCTCGGCCCGGTGATCGCCGCGCCGACGCGCTGGGCGATCCTCGTCAAGCCGTACTCCTTGGAGCAGCTGGGCGAACTGCTGTACGCCCAGGACCACGTCCCCGGCTCCCTCCGCTTCCACGGCGAGGGCGGCTACATCGCCCTGCCCCCGTCCGAGACCGGTCACGGCGACATCACCTGGGAGCGGGCGCCGCTCCCCGGCTCGGCCTCTCCGTGGGTCCCCGACGTCGAGGCCGTGGTGGACGCCGTGGTCGAGGCCCTCACCCGTACGGGTGTGAGCGCGCCCGAGTTGTAG
- a CDS encoding PP2C family protein-serine/threonine phosphatase encodes MLDIPLRVRVDVETLLAAQNDMGVCDAFEQYAPVRKPDAMNAPHPPKVAGIDSTVPAPAHTVAPAPAAPAIPSVSPPNAPGALLQDRLAGWVSDLTTLHELTERLVRTDALSDALQELLRAGAALVGARRGLVVLEPGDGLGPDTTIGLGLARADLGHIETVPRSSMSYGRILDGLPGGDGEIAQPDLLAEDGLDPRHREVAARLGYAASYALPLSTAGAGRLGAAVWLYDEPAEPSERRRHLVGLYTRHATEHLARLLEVERTRARMATLAEELLPSRLPRVAGVRLAARHRTGPRGGGDWYDALPLPDAALGLAVGSVTGSGASAIAAMGRLRASLRAYAVMEGEDPVAVLSDLELLLRLTEPARSATALFAYCEPALRKITLAGAGHCPPLLIGERRADFVETTVSAPLGMLACWEAPSVELCAEPGETVLLYTDGLLHRTGDATDRSFARLHAAAAGVPKALRGDPGAVADHVLRAVLPDGLDEADSEEDVVLLAAHFE; translated from the coding sequence ATGCTGGACATCCCCTTACGAGTGCGTGTAGATGTGGAGACACTGCTAGCGGCGCAGAATGACATGGGGGTTTGCGATGCTTTTGAGCAATACGCACCAGTCCGAAAGCCGGACGCCATGAACGCCCCTCACCCTCCGAAAGTGGCTGGAATCGATTCAACGGTTCCCGCACCCGCACACACTGTCGCGCCCGCGCCAGCCGCCCCGGCCATCCCTTCGGTCTCCCCGCCGAACGCACCCGGCGCCCTGCTCCAGGACCGGCTCGCCGGTTGGGTCTCCGACCTCACGACCCTCCACGAACTCACCGAACGCCTCGTCCGCACGGATGCCCTGTCCGACGCTCTCCAGGAACTCCTGCGCGCCGGAGCCGCCCTCGTGGGAGCCCGGCGCGGACTGGTCGTCCTCGAACCGGGCGACGGCCTCGGCCCCGACACCACGATCGGTCTCGGACTCGCCCGCGCCGACCTCGGGCACATCGAGACCGTCCCGCGCAGCTCCATGTCGTACGGAAGGATCCTCGACGGACTGCCGGGCGGCGACGGCGAGATCGCCCAGCCCGACCTGCTCGCCGAGGACGGCCTCGACCCGCGCCACCGCGAGGTGGCCGCACGCCTCGGTTACGCGGCCAGCTACGCGCTTCCCCTGTCCACCGCCGGCGCCGGCCGCCTCGGTGCCGCCGTGTGGCTCTACGACGAGCCCGCCGAACCGTCCGAACGCCGGCGCCACCTCGTCGGTCTGTACACCCGCCATGCCACCGAGCACCTGGCCCGGCTCCTCGAAGTCGAGCGCACGCGCGCGCGCATGGCGACGCTGGCGGAGGAACTGCTGCCGTCCCGGCTCCCCCGCGTCGCCGGTGTACGGCTCGCCGCCCGCCACCGCACCGGTCCGCGCGGCGGCGGCGACTGGTACGACGCCCTGCCGCTGCCGGACGCGGCGCTGGGCCTCGCGGTCGGTTCGGTGACCGGCAGCGGCGCGAGCGCGATCGCCGCGATGGGACGCCTCAGAGCCTCCCTGCGGGCGTACGCGGTCATGGAGGGCGAGGACCCGGTCGCGGTCCTGTCCGACCTGGAGCTGCTGCTCAGGCTCACCGAGCCGGCCCGCTCCGCCACCGCCCTGTTCGCCTACTGCGAGCCCGCGCTGCGCAAGATCACGCTGGCCGGTGCCGGGCACTGCCCGCCGCTGCTGATCGGCGAGCGGCGCGCCGACTTCGTGGAGACCACCGTGTCCGCGCCGCTCGGCATGCTCGCCTGCTGGGAGGCGCCCAGCGTGGAGCTGTGCGCCGAGCCGGGAGAGACGGTTCTGCTGTACACCGACGGGCTGCTGCACCGCACCGGCGACGCCACCGACCGGTCCTTCGCGCGCCTGCACGCGGCCGCGGCAGGGGTCCCGAAGGCGCTGCGCGGCGACCCCGGCGCCGTCGCCGACCACGTGCTGCGGGCCGTGCTGCCGGACGGGCTGGACGAGGCGGACTCCGAGGAGGACGTCGTCCTACTCGCGGCTCACTTCGAGTAG